A genome region from Arthrobacter sp. V1I9 includes the following:
- a CDS encoding DivIVA domain-containing protein translates to MALDIHRQIPASFERVQRSDYGYNAKQVDQFLQRARVSLETPDAAAEPVNSADVRAVSFDPVKGGYSAAVVDAALDRLEDAFARRERDELIAARGEDAWLREIGNLSGILRGRLHRPDGDRFRRPARKKARSYNTADVDRLCHELIAYLEQDKPLSVDNVRRAVFRPSVGRDGYEETQVDAFLDRVVELMAAID, encoded by the coding sequence GTGGCATTGGACATTCATCGGCAGATCCCTGCGTCCTTTGAGCGGGTGCAGCGCAGCGATTACGGCTACAACGCCAAGCAGGTGGACCAGTTCCTGCAGCGGGCGCGGGTATCACTTGAAACCCCCGACGCCGCGGCGGAGCCTGTCAACAGTGCTGATGTCAGGGCAGTTTCCTTTGATCCGGTCAAGGGCGGTTACTCCGCCGCCGTCGTGGACGCAGCCCTGGACCGCCTGGAAGACGCCTTCGCTCGCCGGGAGCGCGACGAGCTGATCGCTGCCCGCGGCGAGGATGCCTGGCTGCGCGAAATTGGCAACCTGTCCGGCATCCTCCGGGGCCGGCTTCACCGCCCTGACGGAGACCGCTTCCGCCGTCCCGCAAGGAAGAAGGCACGCAGCTACAACACCGCTGACGTGGACCGGTTGTGCCACGAACTCATCGCCTACCTGGAACAGGACAAGCCGCTCAGCGTCGACAACGTCCGCCGGGCAGTCTTCCGTCCCTCCGTTGGCCGTGACGGGTACGAGGAAACCCAGGTGGACGCTTTCCTGGACCGCGTGGTGGAACTGATGGCAGCCATCGACTGA
- the pyrH gene encoding UMP kinase: protein MEAVNTVVQPEKSRRRVLLKLSGEVFGGGKLGVDPETVRDVAKQIAAAVPEVEVAIVVGGGNFFRGAELSQSGMDRSRADYMGMLGTVMNCLALQDFLEQAGVETRVQSAITMGQVAEAYIPRRAIRHMEKGRVVIFGAGAGLPYFSTDTVAAQRALEVHADVVLMAKSGVDAVYTADPKKDPSAERLETLSYDDALRRDIRVMDQTAMTMCKDNNLSMVVFGMEGEGNVTRAILGEKLGTLVTA from the coding sequence ATGGAAGCCGTCAACACTGTAGTCCAGCCAGAGAAAAGTCGACGCCGGGTCCTCCTGAAGCTTTCCGGCGAGGTCTTCGGCGGCGGGAAGCTGGGCGTTGATCCCGAGACCGTCCGCGATGTCGCCAAGCAGATCGCAGCAGCCGTCCCCGAAGTGGAAGTGGCAATCGTCGTTGGTGGCGGCAACTTCTTCCGCGGTGCGGAACTTTCGCAGAGCGGCATGGACCGCTCAAGGGCCGACTATATGGGCATGCTCGGTACGGTGATGAACTGCCTGGCACTGCAGGATTTCCTGGAGCAGGCCGGAGTCGAGACCAGGGTCCAGAGCGCCATCACCATGGGACAGGTTGCAGAAGCGTACATTCCCCGCCGCGCCATCCGGCACATGGAAAAGGGCCGTGTGGTCATCTTCGGAGCGGGTGCGGGACTGCCGTACTTCTCCACCGACACCGTTGCCGCCCAGCGTGCCCTCGAAGTCCATGCCGACGTCGTCCTGATGGCCAAGAGCGGTGTGGACGCCGTGTACACGGCCGACCCGAAAAAGGACCCCTCTGCCGAACGGCTCGAGACCCTCAGCTATGACGATGCCCTCCGCCGCGACATCCGCGTCATGGACCAGACCGCGATGACCATGTGCAAGGACAACAACCTCTCGATGGTGGTCTTTGGCATGGAGGGCGAAGGCAACGTCACCCGGGCCATCCTGGGCGAGAAGCTGGGCACCCTGGTCACGGCCTAG
- a CDS encoding phosphatidate cytidylyltransferase, which translates to MGQAEQAPAQRARTRGKQPRTNPTPKAGRNLPAAVVVGLAMLFAVLGGLLFLPLGFVAVTTAFAVFGVWEIFRALEANGTRMPIVPVMTGTVAMPFAAYFGGIESLLFAMLLSSVAVLLWRSIESAAGSANSIFAGVFTLGWVPFFISFAALPLHASGGATPLGFWPGGTIPDGAWQVAVMLLLVVSNDTFGYLVGASLGKHPMAPKISPKKSWEGFAGSIGGAILIGVLASLFLLDKPWWVGVVLAVGLVAASTGGDLAESMVKRELGVKDMSSILPGHGGVMDRLDSIVFAAPAAFVLYGLVSGA; encoded by the coding sequence ATGGGCCAGGCAGAGCAGGCCCCGGCACAACGGGCGCGCACACGGGGGAAGCAGCCCAGGACCAACCCGACGCCGAAGGCCGGGCGGAACCTGCCGGCCGCGGTGGTGGTGGGCCTGGCAATGCTCTTCGCCGTGCTGGGCGGGCTTCTGTTCCTCCCCCTCGGCTTTGTTGCGGTCACCACCGCCTTCGCGGTCTTTGGGGTGTGGGAAATCTTCCGTGCCCTGGAGGCGAACGGGACAAGGATGCCCATAGTGCCGGTGATGACCGGAACGGTGGCGATGCCCTTTGCCGCCTACTTCGGCGGGATCGAGAGCCTGCTTTTCGCCATGCTGTTGAGCTCCGTTGCCGTACTGCTGTGGCGTTCCATCGAAAGCGCGGCCGGTTCGGCCAACAGCATTTTCGCGGGCGTCTTCACCCTGGGCTGGGTGCCGTTCTTCATCAGCTTCGCAGCGCTCCCGCTGCATGCTTCGGGCGGTGCTACTCCGCTGGGCTTCTGGCCGGGAGGAACAATTCCCGACGGCGCGTGGCAGGTGGCCGTCATGCTGCTGCTGGTGGTGTCCAACGATACCTTTGGCTATCTCGTGGGTGCGTCCCTGGGCAAGCACCCGATGGCGCCCAAGATCAGTCCGAAGAAATCGTGGGAAGGGTTTGCCGGTTCCATCGGCGGCGCGATACTCATCGGCGTACTGGCCAGTCTCTTTCTACTGGACAAACCCTGGTGGGTGGGTGTGGTCCTTGCGGTGGGACTCGTGGCGGCCTCCACAGGCGGTGACCTCGCCGAATCCATGGTCAAGCGCGAACTGGGAGTCAAGGACATGAGCAGCATCCTGCCGGGACACGGCGGCGTCATGGACCGGCTGGACTCCATCGTTTTTGCAGCCCCGGCGGCTTTTGTCTTGTACGGCCTCGTTTCGGGGGCCTGA
- the frr gene encoding ribosome recycling factor encodes MIEETLLEAEEKMDKAVEVAKEDFASIRTGRANPGLYNKVLVDYYGSPTPLQQLASFAIPDARTILITPFDKTALRDIERALSDSEVGANPSNDGNVIRITIPELTKERRKEYVKIVKTKGEDAKVSIRNIRRKAKETLDKLVKDGEAGEDEGTRAEKELDGLTKAHVDGIDELLKRKEAELLEV; translated from the coding sequence GTGATCGAAGAAACCTTGCTCGAAGCCGAAGAAAAGATGGACAAGGCCGTTGAGGTAGCCAAGGAAGACTTCGCTTCCATCCGCACCGGACGTGCCAACCCTGGCCTCTACAACAAGGTCCTGGTGGACTACTACGGCTCACCCACGCCGTTGCAGCAGCTCGCCTCGTTCGCCATTCCGGACGCCCGCACCATCCTCATCACCCCCTTCGACAAGACGGCCCTGCGCGACATCGAACGTGCGCTCAGCGATTCCGAGGTCGGTGCCAACCCGTCCAATGACGGCAACGTCATCCGGATCACCATTCCGGAGCTGACCAAGGAACGCCGCAAGGAGTACGTCAAGATCGTCAAGACCAAGGGCGAGGACGCCAAAGTCTCCATCCGTAACATCCGCCGCAAGGCCAAGGAAACCCTCGACAAGCTGGTCAAGGACGGCGAGGCCGGCGAGGACGAGGGCACCCGCGCCGAAAAGGAACTGGACGGCCTCACCAAGGCGCACGTGGACGGCATCGACGAGCTGCTCAAGCGCAAGGAAGCAGAGCTGCTCGAAGTCTGA